Proteins encoded in a region of the Nitrospira sp. genome:
- a CDS encoding cadherin-like beta sandwich domain-containing protein, with product MTRMFTITGQYFALIILAIMGLLSSGCGDSASVSQGPDVPLANLTISPGALQPPFSSNTVTYGANVSPAVGAVTVTATPQDSTATVTIAGTATQSLTVTLGAPGSSKDITIIVTSTNGSQSTYTITVHRAALSGNTALSALTVTPGTLAPAFTPSTMNYTVDVAMDVASVTVSATKDDPSAVLSGSIPNPGPGQATGQATIQLGAQGSATPVSIIVIAPNGNSDTYRIIVNRAAPSSNNKLSALTVSAGTLVPAFSPDTENYTVGVAAANGSVTISATKSDPNAVMALGSVIVGAGTPTGQTSIQLGPGASLPVNIIVTAQDQISIKQYTVTVSRPLS from the coding sequence ATGACGCGCATGTTCACCATCACCGGACAATATTTCGCCCTTATCATTCTTGCCATCATGGGTTTGCTTTCCTCTGGTTGCGGTGATTCCGCGTCGGTCTCGCAAGGGCCAGATGTGCCTCTCGCCAACTTGACGATCAGTCCTGGGGCGCTTCAGCCGCCTTTTTCGAGCAACACCGTCACGTATGGAGCCAATGTGTCACCGGCAGTCGGCGCTGTTACGGTGACGGCCACCCCTCAAGACAGCACGGCGACGGTCACGATCGCTGGAACAGCGACTCAAAGTCTTACGGTTACACTCGGAGCGCCAGGATCGAGCAAAGATATCACGATCATAGTGACGTCGACGAACGGAAGTCAGAGTACCTATACCATCACGGTCCACAGAGCAGCCTTATCAGGGAACACCGCCTTATCGGCACTGACTGTGACACCCGGCACCTTGGCTCCCGCCTTTACTCCAAGCACCATGAACTACACGGTGGACGTGGCGATGGATGTCGCGAGCGTGACGGTCTCCGCGACCAAGGACGATCCAAGTGCCGTCTTGTCCGGCTCCATCCCCAATCCCGGGCCGGGACAAGCAACAGGGCAGGCGACCATTCAGCTGGGTGCGCAGGGGTCAGCCACACCTGTGTCGATCATCGTCATTGCACCGAACGGCAACTCCGATACATACCGTATCATTGTGAACCGAGCTGCGCCGTCAAGTAACAACAAACTATCGGCCTTGACCGTGTCCGCCGGCACCTTGGTTCCGGCGTTTTCCCCTGATACGGAAAACTATACGGTGGGTGTGGCAGCTGCCAACGGATCCGTGACTATTTCTGCGACCAAGTCCGATCCGAATGCCGTGATGGCGCTGGGTTCGGTGATCGTCGGGGCGGGGACGCCGACAGGTCAAACGTCCATCCAATTGGGCCCTGGGGCAAGCCTACCAGTGAACATTATCGTGACGGCGCAGGATCAAATAAGCATAAAGCAGTATACTGTTACCGTGAGCCGACCGTTATCGTGA
- a CDS encoding sensor histidine kinase, producing the protein MNKTVPQQRARRNTPTSGATSVAIIGAGRGGTALMEIFAIDPLVQIVGVAERDPEAPGLGLAKQLNIPITRNYRQLLTMEPVDLIIDVSGDGEVRKFLQDFHRMGVTIIGGASAKFMWELIEARIRATGEIEKALNKYQSLYRLYVKETGAAVTEERTRIACEIHDGLVQSLAGVNFKLDLCQQLLRKNPRASLATLKESKAQLKLAIQEARQVIFNLRPLHYDKMELIPALTNYFKSYQTQTHIATKFSVTGDEQILFPRTKIFLFRIIQEALSNVEKHAKADRVSINLDIEMDLLRVTISDNGIGFDLETVLRDPEKWDHFGIKGILERARLVGGEGRVQSKPGKGTKIIVEVPLGHKEEPGNGKN; encoded by the coding sequence ATGAATAAGACGGTTCCCCAGCAGCGTGCCAGGCGGAACACGCCGACGTCCGGAGCGACGAGCGTCGCAATTATCGGGGCCGGCCGCGGGGGCACCGCGCTCATGGAGATTTTTGCAATTGATCCACTGGTGCAGATCGTCGGTGTTGCCGAACGTGATCCGGAAGCGCCGGGATTAGGATTGGCCAAACAGCTCAACATCCCGATTACGCGCAACTATCGACAGCTGCTGACGATGGAACCTGTCGATCTGATCATCGATGTATCGGGTGATGGAGAAGTCCGGAAGTTTCTCCAAGATTTTCATCGTATGGGTGTCACCATCATCGGCGGTGCCAGCGCGAAATTCATGTGGGAACTCATCGAAGCCCGCATTCGCGCGACCGGGGAGATTGAAAAGGCACTGAACAAGTACCAATCGCTCTATCGATTGTACGTCAAAGAAACCGGAGCTGCAGTGACGGAAGAACGAACCAGAATCGCTTGCGAGATCCACGACGGACTCGTGCAGAGCTTAGCGGGGGTGAACTTCAAGCTGGATCTTTGCCAGCAACTTCTTCGGAAGAACCCGCGAGCCAGTTTGGCGACCCTCAAGGAGAGTAAGGCCCAACTGAAGCTGGCCATACAGGAAGCCCGCCAAGTCATCTTCAATCTGCGCCCCTTGCACTACGACAAGATGGAATTGATTCCAGCCCTCACGAATTATTTCAAGTCGTATCAGACCCAGACCCACATCGCCACGAAGTTTTCGGTCACGGGGGATGAGCAGATTCTCTTTCCACGGACGAAGATCTTTCTTTTTCGAATCATTCAGGAAGCCTTGAGCAACGTCGAAAAACACGCCAAGGCCGACCGAGTCTCAATCAACCTGGACATCGAGATGGATCTGTTGCGCGTAACGATTTCCGACAATGGCATCGGGTTCGATCTGGAAACCGTTCTGCGTGACCCCGAAAAGTGGGATCATTTTGGCATCAAGGGGATCTTGGAACGAGCTCGCTTGGTGGGTGGCGAAGGGCGCGTCCAGTCCAAACCGGGGAAAGGCACGAAAATCATCGTCGAGGTGCCGCTGGGTCACAAGGAGGAGCCAGGGAATGGAAAAAATTAA
- a CDS encoding response regulator transcription factor: MEKIKVLIADDHRVVREGLAAILKTKEDIQVIGEAQDGMEAVEKARTLLPDVILMDVSMPRMGGVEATRQIKREFPHIGIVALTMYEEQQYIFDLVRAGATGYLLKDSESSQIVAAIRAIYRGESLIHPSVASKILAEFSLMAQKKGKKSAWAEHDLTDREITVLRLVADGKTNKEIANNLDLSEKTVKNHVRNIFHKLQVYDRTQAAILAIRKGLIELDPKR, translated from the coding sequence ATGGAAAAAATTAAGGTTCTGATCGCCGACGATCATCGGGTGGTTCGGGAAGGCTTGGCCGCCATTCTCAAGACCAAGGAAGACATTCAGGTCATCGGCGAAGCGCAAGACGGGATGGAAGCGGTGGAAAAAGCGCGTACGCTGCTCCCCGATGTGATTCTCATGGATGTCAGCATGCCGCGGATGGGCGGCGTCGAGGCGACGAGACAAATCAAGCGCGAGTTTCCACACATCGGCATCGTCGCGTTGACCATGTACGAAGAACAACAGTACATCTTCGATCTGGTCCGCGCGGGAGCGACCGGATATCTTTTGAAAGACTCTGAATCGTCCCAGATCGTTGCGGCCATTCGTGCCATCTATCGAGGCGAATCGCTGATCCATCCGTCCGTGGCCAGTAAAATCTTGGCGGAATTCTCATTGATGGCCCAAAAGAAAGGCAAGAAGTCGGCCTGGGCCGAGCATGATTTGACGGATCGAGAGATTACGGTGCTACGATTGGTCGCCGACGGAAAAACCAACAAAGAGATCGCCAACAACCTTGATTTGAGCGAAAAGACGGTGAAGAATCACGTCCGGAATATCTTCCACAAGCTGCAAGTCTACGATCGCACGCAAGCCGCCATCCTCGCCATCCGGAAGGGCTTGATCGAGCTGGATCCAAAACGGTAG